A genomic segment from Eubalaena glacialis isolate mEubGla1 chromosome 16, mEubGla1.1.hap2.+ XY, whole genome shotgun sequence encodes:
- the AMER2 gene encoding APC membrane recruitment protein 2, whose translation MDLHCDRAAEPPAAEPPSGKINRAAFKLFKKRKPGGAMPSIFGVKNKGDGKGAGPAGLVRSRTHDGLAEALAVEGGRREEPRAGGGDGARPGPAAPRAAPGGAGPAAGGSVAKSHSFFSLLRKNGRPESGGAEQADAGKAGGRQKRGLRGLLGGVRWRRKDRRPKDAAPAGRAGAPGSLARPGSLTASLECVKEEAPAAAREQEPAGEPAAGEPEPACAPGEGAAGPGRAERPRAPPEPEPEPRAGEGRPAEDAAGPGAAPAETAPRPDSEGGRAPAAPDPSSVDPPSDPSADRICLMFSDVTSLKSFDSLTGCGDIIADPEDEAGPSCARHAPAPGQPGPAQKPPGVVAYQGGGEEMASPAEADDSYLQEFWDMLSQTEDQGPGPQQGAAPAAAAAAAAPEAQVAPETPKDARRAEGAKDASSVKRRRLHRLPTELQPKEEPKHPDEEPQEGVPNSDEGYWDSPTPGPREDGSGGGVRKAGLPRDSDSGDALYDLYAETDGSPAALPAAAEDTSCSSRLKPVSPVTVTCALRTPGSLPKDSKIPISIKHLANLPPSHPVVHQQPARSELPRTKIPVSKVLVRRVSSRGLAGTTLRAAACHDSAKKL comes from the coding sequence ATGGACTTGCATTGTGATCGCGCCGCCGAGCCACCGGCCGCCGAGCCGCCGTCGGGCAAGATTAACAGAGCCGCCTTCAAACTGTTCAAGAAGAGGAAGCCGGGCGGCGCGATGCCCAGCATCTTCGGGGTCAAAAACAAAGGGGACGGGAAGGGCGCGGGGCCCGCGGGGCTGGTGCGCAGCCGGACGCACGACGGGCTGGCCGAGGCGCTGGCGGTGGAGGGCGGCCGCCGCGAGGAGCCGCGCGCGGGCGGCGGGGACGGGGCGCGGCCGGGCCCCGCGGCCCCCCGGGCGGCCCCGGGCGGCGCGGGCCCGGCGGCCGGCGGCTCGGTGGCCAAGTCGCACAGCTTCTTCTCGCTCCTGCGGAAGAACGGGCGGCCCGAGAGCGGCGGGGCGGAGCAGGCCGACGCGGGCAAGGCCGGCGGCAGACAAAAGCGGGGGCTACGGGGGCTCCTGGGCGGCGTGCGCTGGCGCAGGAAGGACCGGCGGCCCAAGGACGCGGCGCCGGCTGGGCGCGCGGGGGCCCCGGGCAGCCTGGCGCGGCCGGGCTCGCTCACCGCCAGCCTGGAGTGCGTCAAGGAGGAGGCGCCCGCGGCCGCGCGCGAGCAGGAGCCAGCAGGTGAGCCCGCGGCGGGGGAGCCGGAGCCGGCCTGCGCCCCGGGAGAGGGCGCCGCGGGACCCGGGCGCGCCGAGCGGCCCCGCGCGCCCCCCGAGCCCGAGCCCGAGCCGCGCGCCGGGGAGGGCCGGCCGGCCGAGGACGCCGCGGGGCCCGGGGCCGCGCCGGCCGAGACTGCGCCCCGGCCCGACTCCGAAGGCGGCCGCGCGCCCGCCGCCCCCGACCCTTCTTCGGTCGATCCGCCCTCCGACCCATCGGCCGATCGTATTTGTCTGATGTTCTCTGACGTGACTTCACTGAAAAGCTTTGACTCTCTTACAGGCTGCGGAGATATTATCGCAGACCCCGAGGACGAGGCAGGGCCCAGCTGTGCCAGGCATGCCCCCGCGCCGGGCCAGCCGGGCCCCGCCCAAAAGCCCCCCGGCGTGGTGGCCTACCAGGGAGGCGGGGAGGAGATGGCGAGCCCGGCCGAGGCGGACGACTCGTACCTGCAGGAGTTCTGGGACATGCTCTCCCAGACCGAGGACCAGGGCCCCGGGCCCCAGCAGGGGGCggccccggcggcggcggcggcggcggcggcgcccgaAGCGCAGGTGGCCCCCGAGACCCCCAAGGACGCCAGGCGGGCCGAGGGGGCCAAGGACGCGTCCTCGGTCAAGCGCCGGAGGCTGCACCGGCTCCCCACGGAGCTCCAGCCGAAGGAGGAGCCCAAGCACCCGGACGAGGAGCCGCAGGAAGGCGTCCCCAACAGCGACGAGGGCTACTGGGACTCCCCCACCCCCGGGCCGCGGGAGGACGGCTCGGGCGGCGGCGTGAGGAAGGCGGGCCTCCCCCGGGACAGCGACAGCGGTGACGCGCTCTACGACCTCTACGCCGAGACCGATGGAAGCCCCGCGGCCCTGCCCGCCGCCGCCGAGGACACGTCCTGCTCGTCCCGGTTAAAGCCCGTGTCTCCGGTCACCGTCACCTGTGCCCTGCGAACGCCGGGGAGCTTGCCGAAGGACTCCAAGATCCCGATCAGCATCAAGCACCTCGCGAACCTTCCACCCAGCCACCCGGTGGTGCACCAGCAACCAGCCAGGAGCGAGCTGCCCAGAACCAAAATCCCGGTGTCCAAGGTGCTGGTCCGCCGGGTCAGCAGCCGGGGCTTGGCCGGGACCACCCTCCGGGCCGCGGCGTGCCACGACAGTGCCAAAAAATTGTGA